Proteins from a genomic interval of Malassezia vespertilionis chromosome 9, complete sequence:
- a CDS encoding uncharacterized protein (BUSCO:EOG092650I8; COG:J; EggNog:ENOG503P1ZM), with translation MEELPESRLGTKEHWDEVYEREFDTYKVIGDEGEVWFGEDSVERMVEYLSQVLEGTHLDCAPYVLDLGTGNGHLLFSLWEAREDMRDGALDSAKLLGVDYSKASIDLCRTIALQRGNGCETIHFDEADLRDAASIRQLVAEGNRGRGWDIVCDKGTLDAPLQGKLPVDLYMEAVTQLTRAPAGAEMGGIFLITSCNFTEDELVIRFEPAEAVVALRTFFSVMPLHSDLCVRLQNAARAKLRSVPVANTKANLWITSILLQHGFIYNVARGTIAGPSAQDWNKAPDVRRRLWVDLKYRSDDRPVLENMNLVSKPSRRLSMSNDELLRWVTGRRAKFVTPLRAGEIGIIDCGKDGWFEAKEAMRRKLQGEVVCRVS, from the exons GTTTGGCGAGGATAGTGTAGAGCGTATGGTTGAATACCTGTCTCAGGTGCTGGAAGGTACACACTTGGATTGCGCGCCGTATGTGCTTGACCTCGGAACGGGCAATGGGCATTTACTGTTCAGCCTATGGGAGGCTCGTGAAGATATGCGAGATGGAGCGTTGGACAGCGCCAAACTTCTTGGAGTTGATTATTCGAAAGCGTCTATTGATCTTTGTCGTACGATTGCCTTACAGCGGGGGAATGGCTGCGAAACAATTCATTTTGACGAAGCCGACttgcgcgatgccgcgAGTATCAggcagctcgtcgcggaaGGGAACAGAGGGAGAGGCTGGGATATTGTGTGCGATAAGGGCACA CTGGACGCG CCTTTGCAAGGAAAGTTACCCGTGGATCTCTACATGGAAGCAGTTACGCAGCTCACAcgcgcgcctgctggaGCCGAGATGGGCGGTATCTTTTTAATTACGAGCTGCAATTTTACGGAAGACGAGTTGGTCATCCGGTTTGAGCCCGCAG AAGCTGTCGTTGCGTTGCGAACATTCTTTTCTGTCATGCCGCTGCACTCGGATCTGTGCGTGCGGTTGCAAAATGCTGCGCGGGCCAAGTTGCGGTCCGTGCCGGTAGCAAACACAAAAGCAAATTTATGGATTACTTCCATTTTGCTGCAACACGGATTTATTTACAATGTGGCACGGGGAACGATTGCTGGCCCTAGTGCGCAGGATTGGAACAAGGCGCCTGATGTGCGGCGGCGACTGTGGGTGGATCTCAAGTACCGATCTGATGACCGTCCTGTGCTTGAAAATATGAACTTGGTCAGCAAGCCCTCGCGCCGGCTTTCGATGTCCAATGATGAGCTGTTGCGCTGGGTCActggccgccgcgccaagttTGTGACACCGCTGCGAGCCGGCGAGATTGGAATTATTGACTGTGGAAAGGATGGATGGTTTGAAGCAAAAGaggcaatgcgccgcaagctgcagggCGAGGTAGTTTGTCGCGTGTCGTAA